The following are from one region of the Pygocentrus nattereri isolate fPygNat1 chromosome 20, fPygNat1.pri, whole genome shotgun sequence genome:
- the cdk7 gene encoding cyclin-dependent kinase 7 — MALDVKSRAKRYEKLDFLGEGQFATVYKARDKTTNTIVAIKKIKVGHRAEAKDGINRTALREIKLLQELSHPNIIGLLDAFGHKSNISLVFDFMETDLEVIIKDTSLVLTPANIKAYILMTLQGLEYMHSHWILHRDLKPNNLLLDENGVLKLADFGLAKAFGSPNRVYTHQVVTRWYRSPELLFGARMYGVGVDMWAVGCILAELLLRVPFLAGDSDLDQLTKIFEALGTPTEDTWPGMTSLPDYVSFKLFPGTPLEHIFSAASDDLLELLQGLFTFNPCTRLTASKALKMRYFSQRPAPTPGPQLPRPNSSAEALKEKENLTIGIKRKRDGIEQGTLKKKLVF; from the exons ATGGCTTTGGACGTGAAGTCCAGAGCGAAACGATACGAAAAGCTGGACTTTCTTGGAGAGGGTCAG TTTGCCACTGTTTACAAGGCAAGAGACAAAACTACAAATACCATTGTCGCAATCAAGAAG ATTAAAGTTGGACACAGAGCAGAGGCCAAAGATG GCATCAACAGAACAGCTCTCAGAGAGATTAAGTTGTTACAAGAGCTAAGCCACCCAAATATTATTGGA CTTCTTGATGCCTTTGGACACAAATCCAACATCAGCCTCGTGTTCGACTTCATGGAGACGGATCTGGAG GTGATCATAAAGGACACTAGTCTTGTACTGACACCAGCCAACATCAAGGCGTACATCCTGATGACCCTGCAGGGTCTAGAATACATGCACAGTCATTGGATCTTACACAGG GATTTAAAGCCCAATAATTTGCTACTAGATGAAAATGGGGTCCTGAAACTTGCTGATTTTGGATTGGCAAAAGCCTTTGGAAGCCCTAATCGAGTCTATACACATCAAGTAGTGACCAG ATGGTACCGTTCTCCAGAGCTGCTCTTTGGGGCCAGGATGTATGGTGTAGGTGTGGATATGTGGGCTGTGGGCTGCATCCTTGCAGAACTCCTCCTCAGA GTACCATTTCTGGCTGGAGATTCTGACCTGGATCAGTTGACGAAGATATTTGAAGCTTTGGGCACTCCAACAGAAGACACTTGGCCT GGAATGACCAGTCTCCCAGATTATGTGTCCTTCAAACTTTTCCCGGGCACTCCTTTGGAGCACATTTTCAGCGCAGCTAGTGACGACCTTCTCGAACTTCTGCAAGGCTTATTCACCTTTAACCCTTGCACGCGCCTCACTGCCTCAAAG GCACTGAAGATGAGATATTTCAGCCAGAGACCAGCCCCCACCCCTGGACCTCAGCTCCCCCGACCAAACTCTTCAGCTGAAGctctgaaagaaaaagaaaacctcACCATTGGCATTAAGAGAAAACGTGATGGTATTGAACAAG GCACCCTGAAGAAAAAGCTGGTGTTTTAG